The Pseudorhodobacter turbinis genome contains a region encoding:
- a CDS encoding ABC transporter substrate-binding protein, with the protein MKTMTTALTAAALTIVPFAAMSADSSDPIVIPIHNWSSQIVMSKIVGEMLEGIGNHVEYVTTDSQAVYESLRLGDVTLEMEVWEGAFGASFRTAMDKGGIVDVGDHNAVTREDWWYPMWTKEACPGLPDWEALNECAAVFATPETGDKGRYLDGPVDWLKHGQERVAALDMDFVVVNAGSAAALWAEIGAAEADKRPVVVFNWTPNFAEAVWPGEFVEFPAWEDGCDTDPAVGPNPDEVFDCGNPADGYLKKAAWEGMEEKWPDAFHVLQQINFTNPQIAAMAKLVDIDDMEPEDAAIEWMDANKAVWESWVK; encoded by the coding sequence ATGAAAACGATGACAACAGCTTTGACAGCTGCAGCGCTTACTATTGTGCCGTTTGCGGCGATGTCTGCGGATAGCAGCGATCCAATCGTAATTCCGATCCACAACTGGTCCAGCCAAATTGTGATGTCCAAAATTGTAGGCGAAATGCTGGAAGGCATCGGCAACCATGTAGAATACGTGACCACCGACAGCCAGGCGGTTTATGAATCGCTGCGGCTGGGGGATGTGACACTGGAGATGGAAGTGTGGGAAGGTGCTTTTGGCGCATCCTTCCGCACGGCAATGGATAAGGGCGGCATCGTTGATGTCGGCGACCACAACGCGGTCACCCGCGAAGACTGGTGGTACCCGATGTGGACCAAAGAGGCATGCCCCGGCTTGCCCGACTGGGAAGCGCTGAACGAATGTGCCGCCGTGTTTGCAACACCGGAAACCGGCGACAAGGGCCGTTATCTTGATGGTCCGGTTGACTGGCTGAAACATGGTCAGGAACGCGTCGCAGCCCTCGATATGGATTTTGTCGTGGTGAACGCCGGATCTGCGGCGGCACTTTGGGCTGAAATCGGCGCGGCCGAAGCGGACAAACGTCCGGTTGTGGTTTTCAACTGGACACCAAACTTTGCCGAGGCTGTTTGGCCCGGCGAATTCGTGGAATTCCCTGCTTGGGAAGACGGCTGTGACACCGATCCCGCCGTTGGCCCGAACCCCGACGAGGTTTTTGACTGTGGCAACCCTGCCGACGGCTATCTGAAAAAAGCCGCGTGGGAAGGTATGGAAGAAAAATGGCCCGATGCATTCCATGTGCTGCAGCAGATCAACTTCACCAACCCCCAAATCGCTGCAATGGCCAAGCTTGTCGATATCGACGACATGGAGCCGGAAGACGCGGCGATCGAATGGATGGACGCCAATAAAGCCGTTTGGGAATCTTGGGTAAAGTAA
- a CDS encoding quaternary amine ABC transporter ATP-binding protein, with the protein MSAETPVISCKEIWKIFGDKPKDFYKNMRPGMSFDEIHAKGYIAGVKNVSIDVQKGEMLVIMGLSGSGKSTLVRCFSRLHDITAGTITVDGQDIMALPEKELIELRRSKMGMVFQSFGLLPHRSVLENVAFPLEMRGQDKHTRRERAMEVIELVGLKGREDYFPRELSGGQQQRVGIARSLAIEPDIWFLDEPFGALDPLIRKEMQDEFLRLQKLLNKTIVFITHDFDEALRLADRIAIMKSGMIEQCDTPDKIVLNPATEYVRKFTHDVDKARVVRAGGLMVAGLSGEGQPVDVRSSVAAMARMLVNDSRDTIPVQKAGVVIGALPRKAALDILLGAEV; encoded by the coding sequence ATGTCAGCCGAAACACCCGTCATCTCTTGCAAGGAAATATGGAAAATCTTTGGAGACAAACCAAAAGATTTTTACAAAAACATGCGCCCCGGAATGAGCTTCGATGAAATCCACGCCAAGGGTTACATCGCAGGCGTCAAGAATGTTTCCATTGACGTGCAAAAGGGTGAGATGCTGGTGATCATGGGGCTTTCGGGCTCTGGCAAGTCGACATTGGTGCGCTGCTTTTCCCGCCTGCATGACATTACCGCCGGCACAATTACCGTCGACGGGCAGGATATTATGGCCCTGCCTGAAAAAGAGCTGATAGAGCTGCGCCGCTCCAAGATGGGCATGGTGTTTCAGTCGTTCGGCTTGCTCCCGCATCGCTCGGTTCTTGAAAACGTCGCCTTTCCGCTGGAAATGCGCGGGCAAGACAAACACACCCGCCGCGAACGCGCGATGGAGGTGATCGAGCTGGTCGGCCTTAAAGGGCGCGAGGATTATTTCCCGCGTGAGCTTTCCGGCGGGCAACAGCAACGCGTTGGCATCGCGCGCAGCCTGGCAATCGAGCCCGATATCTGGTTCCTGGATGAGCCTTTCGGCGCCCTGGACCCGTTGATCCGCAAGGAAATGCAGGATGAATTCTTGCGGCTGCAAAAGCTTTTGAACAAGACGATTGTCTTTATTACCCATGACTTTGACGAGGCCCTGCGCCTCGCCGACCGTATCGCCATCATGAAAAGCGGCATGATCGAGCAATGCGATACCCCTGACAAGATCGTGCTGAACCCGGCCACCGAATATGTGCGCAAGTTCACGCATGACGTGGATAAAGCCCGCGTCGTGCGCGCAGGCGGGCTGATGGTCGCGGGTCTGTCGGGTGAAGGACAGCCGGTGGATGTGCGATCCAGCGTTGCCGCGATGGCGCGCATGCTGGTCAACGATTCACGCGATACGATTCCGGTGCAAAAAGCCGGTGTCGTGATCGGGGCGCTGCCACGCAAGGCCGCGCTCGATATCCTGCTTGGGGCAGAGGTATGA